The Gammaproteobacteria bacterium genome includes the window CGAGCTGCTGCAGCGCCACGGGTTGCGAGGCAGTGAGGCTATGGAGTATGCCGCCCTGGTCAAACGCTACGGTACGCCTGTGGAGGCCATGCAGGCATACGAGCGCATTCTGGAGCTCAATCCGGAGGATGCGCGTATCACGTTCGGTGTCGGCAAGTTCATGCTGTCGCGCAAGGATGTGCGCGGCGTGGAGCTGTTGGAGTCCGCCATGCGGATGGACAAGCGCCTGGTCGACCCGGCCTGCCGGCTGATTTCCGGCTTCGCGGTCGAGCACAAGATGCAGAATGCCGTGCGCAACCAGGTCTCGGACGATCCCAAGGATCGGCTCAAAATCGCCTGACGTCGGTCGTCTGCATCTTGCCGCTGCGCGGCCTTCCTCATCATGGAGGGATGTGACGGCCGTTCAGCCGTCCTGTTCGATCTTGGTGAGCACGACGCTTGGCCGGTCCCCGGTGCGATAATAGACGAACTGCCGGGCCAACTCGTCATAGGTCTCGTCCCGGACCGCGACGCTGTCGTACCAGCGTGTCCACTCCCAACGATCCCCCAGCAGGTGCGCGGCCCGCAGCGGGTCTCCGGGCGGCAGCTCGCCGCGAATGCCATACCTCTTCATCGATCGTCCTCTATGGATGTCCTCGGCGGGATGATAGCCGAATTGGTCGCGAATGCATCCTGAAAAGCAGTGGTGCCACAAGGGCTTGGGGCGGGGCTTGCACGGTATTCGGATACTGTATACATATACAGTATCCGAATACCGTGTCTGCGACCATGTCCACTCAATCCGCGCCCGGTTACGCCGAGCTGCACTGCCTGTCCAATTTCAGCTTCCTGCGTGGTGCCTCGTGGCCGGAGGAACTGGTGACACGCGCCCATGAGCTGGGGTATGCGGCACTGGCGATGACGGACGAATGTTCCGTTGCCGGCGTAGTGCGTGCACATCGTGCGGCCCACGCGTGCGGGTTACAGCTCATCGTCGGCAGTGAGTTCAGGTTAGATGATGGTCTGCGCCTGCTATTGCTGGTGCGCGACAGGGAAAGCTACGGTGACCTGACACAGCTCATCACCTTGGGCAGACGCCGGGCGAAAAAGGGTACGTATCGCTTGACGCTCGAAGATATCGCCGCGTGGGGGAGACGCTGTCTACTGCTGTGGCTGCCCGATTTCAGACAAGGGATGGACCGGTCGTTTCCTGCGCACGACAAACTCGCACGCTTCCCGGCAGGATCATCGTGGATTGCGGTCGAACTCCTGCGGGATGGCTGGGACCGGGTGCGGCTACAGCGTGCTGAGCGCCTCAGCGCTATGGTCGGCCTGCCGCTGGTCGCCACCGGTGATGTGCACATGCATGTGCGCAGCCGCCGCGCCCTGCAGGATACGCTCACGGCCATCCGGCTCAATACGCCGTTGCCGCACATCGGCACGGCACTCGCCTCGAACGGCGAACGCCATCTGCGCAGCCGCGGATCCTTGGCACGGCTGTACCCGGCCGAACTGCTTGCGGAAACCCTGCGCATCGCCGGGCAGTGTCGATTTTCACTCGACGAACTGCGCTACGAATACCCCGATGAACTCACCCCGGCCGATGAGACGCCCACGACGTGGCTGCGCAAACTCACGGAGCAGGGTATGCGCCGGCGCTGGCCGCACGGGGTGTCTGCGCAGATACAGGCGCGTATCGAACAGGAGTTGGCACTGATCGCCGAGCTGCAGTACGAACCGTATTTCCTCACCGTGCACGATATCGTGCAGTTCGCACGTGGCCGCGGGATACTCTGTCAGGGGCGCGGGTCGGCGGCGAATTCGGCGGTGTGCTTCTGTCTGGGTATTACCGAGGTCGATCCGGATCGTATCGATACGCTGTTCGAACGTTTCATCTCCAGGGAGCGTGATGAACCGCCCGACATCGATGTGGATTTCGAGCATGAGCGCCGTGAAGAGGTCATTCAGTATCTCTACACGAAATACGGCCGTGACCGGACCGCGCTGGCGGCGACCGTGATCACCTACCGGACACGCAGCGCCATCCGCGATGTCGGCAAGGCCTTGGGTCTGGGGCAGGACCAGGTCGAGCGTCTGGCGCACGGCCAGAGCGGGTGGGATGGAGGCTGGGGGCGACCTGAGGCCGTGTCTACTACCGGCGCAGGTGCGCCCGATACCGCCGCGCGGCGGCTGCGCGACGCGGGTTTTGATCCGGACAGCCCCGTCATCCGGCGCCTGCGCAGCCTGGTCGGTGAATTGCGCGGCTTCCCACGGCACCTCTCTCAACATGTCGGTGGCTTCGTGATTGCGCGTGGCCTGCTGTCGCGACTGGTACCGATCGAGAATGCGGCCATGGCGGAGCGCACCGTCATTCAATGGGACAAGGATGACCTCGACGCGCTCGGCCTCCTGAAGGTCGACGTCCTGGCGCTCGGGATGCTCACGGCCCTACGCCGCTGTTTCGATCTCGTCGCCGGCTATGCGGGGCGTCGCTGGACACTGGCGACGCTGCCAGCCGAGGATCCGGCGGTCTATCGCATGCTCCAGAAGGCCGATGCCGTCGGTGTGTTCCAGATCGAGTCACGCGCCCAGATGGCCATGCTGCCGCGGCTACGGCCCGCCTGTTTCTATGACCTGGTGATCGAGGTCGCCATCGTCCGGCCGGGGCCGATCCAGGGTGACATGGTCCATCCCTACCTGCGCCGGAGACAGGGCCTGGAGGCGGTACGCTATCCCAGCGAGGCCATCCGCGGTGTCGTCGAGCGCACGCTCGGCATCCCCATTTTTCAGGAGCAGGTGATCAAGATCGCGATGGTCGCGGCCGGCTTCAGCGGCGGCGAGGCCGATGCGTTGCGGCGTGCCATGGCGGCCTGGCGGCGGCGCGGCGGGCTGCAGCCCTTCGAGCGGCGCCTGATCGACGGCATGTGTGAGCGCGGTTATTCCGAGCGGTTCGCGCGGCAGATCTATCAGCAGATCCTGGGCTTCGGCGAATACGGCTTCCCGGAATCCCACGCCGCGAGCTTCGCCTTGCTGGTGTATGCCTCGGCCTGGCTGAAATGCCATGAGCCGGCGGCCTTCACGGCGGCGCTGCTCAACAGCCAGCCCATGGGGTTCTATGCACCGTCGCAGCTGCTGCAGGATGCACGTCGGCACGGCGTCGAGGTGCGCCTGGTGGATGTGAACCGCAGTGCCTGGGACTGTTCACTCGAAGACCCTGCGGGGGGGGCGGCCTTGCGCCCGGTTTTACGACTGGGGTTGCGCCTGGTCAAGGGCCTGACCGCTGCGGCAGCGAAGCGCCTGGTGGACACGCGCGCTCAGCAGCTATTTGTCGATGTCGGCGATCTCGCGCAGCGCGCGCGCCTTACCCGCAGCGACCTGGAGGCGCTGGCTGCCGCCGGCGCCTTGCGGGCGCTTGCGGGCCATCGGCACCGCGCCCGTTGGGACTGTGCTGGCGTGGAGGCACCCTTGCCGGTGCTGGGGAATGCGGGCATCGCCGAGGCGACGCCACTGCTGCGCAGGCCGACCGAGGCGCAGGATATCGTCGCCGATTATGCCAGCCTGGGTGTCACACTCGGGCGTCACCCGCTGGCCTTGCTGCGCGGGCGGCTGACGGCACAGGGCATGGTGACGACCCGGACGCTGCGGCAGGCGCCGACGGGCGTCTGTGTGCGCCTGGCCGGTCTGGTGACGTGCCGGCAGCGCCCGGGCAGCGCGGCCGGCGTAGTGTTCGTGACCCTTGAAGACGAGGCTGGC containing:
- a CDS encoding error-prone DNA polymerase gives rise to the protein MSATMSTQSAPGYAELHCLSNFSFLRGASWPEELVTRAHELGYAALAMTDECSVAGVVRAHRAAHACGLQLIVGSEFRLDDGLRLLLLVRDRESYGDLTQLITLGRRRAKKGTYRLTLEDIAAWGRRCLLLWLPDFRQGMDRSFPAHDKLARFPAGSSWIAVELLRDGWDRVRLQRAERLSAMVGLPLVATGDVHMHVRSRRALQDTLTAIRLNTPLPHIGTALASNGERHLRSRGSLARLYPAELLAETLRIAGQCRFSLDELRYEYPDELTPADETPTTWLRKLTEQGMRRRWPHGVSAQIQARIEQELALIAELQYEPYFLTVHDIVQFARGRGILCQGRGSAANSAVCFCLGITEVDPDRIDTLFERFISRERDEPPDIDVDFEHERREEVIQYLYTKYGRDRTALAATVITYRTRSAIRDVGKALGLGQDQVERLAHGQSGWDGGWGRPEAVSTTGAGAPDTAARRLRDAGFDPDSPVIRRLRSLVGELRGFPRHLSQHVGGFVIARGLLSRLVPIENAAMAERTVIQWDKDDLDALGLLKVDVLALGMLTALRRCFDLVAGYAGRRWTLATLPAEDPAVYRMLQKADAVGVFQIESRAQMAMLPRLRPACFYDLVIEVAIVRPGPIQGDMVHPYLRRRQGLEAVRYPSEAIRGVVERTLGIPIFQEQVIKIAMVAAGFSGGEADALRRAMAAWRRRGGLQPFERRLIDGMCERGYSERFARQIYQQILGFGEYGFPESHAASFALLVYASAWLKCHEPAAFTAALLNSQPMGFYAPSQLLQDARRHGVEVRLVDVNRSAWDCSLEDPAGGAALRPVLRLGLRLVKGLTAAAAKRLVDTRAQQLFVDVGDLAQRARLTRSDLEALAAAGALRALAGHRHRARWDCAGVEAPLPVLGNAGIAEATPLLRRPTEAQDIVADYASLGVTLGRHPLALLRGRLTAQGMVTTRTLRQAPTGVCVRLAGLVTCRQRPGSAAGVVFVTLEDEAGSAQVVVRPTLVERYRRPLLKARLLVVTGEIQRNGEVVHVIARRLEDMSILLGNLEAVSRDFH